A stretch of the Papaver somniferum cultivar HN1 chromosome 6, ASM357369v1, whole genome shotgun sequence genome encodes the following:
- the LOC113287649 gene encoding uncharacterized protein LOC113287649 isoform X2, whose protein sequence is MDGIGFISISIQLSYTGRIDKRGKQEPLGRKTRVSVWEPKLDILAQKPYNFAYFGSLPPNNHNGSRINEQILNDDVACVLHNHRGIFVQLEAIE, encoded by the exons ATGGATGGAATTGGTTTCATCAGCATCAG TATACAGCTGAGTTACACAGGCAGAATTGATAAGAGGGGAAAACAAGAACCACTCGGTAGGAAAACACGCGTTAGTGTATGGGAACCCAAATTAGATATCTTGGCTCAAAAACCATATAACTTTGCTTATTTTGGTTCACTTCCTCCCAACAATCACAATGGAAGTAGAATAAATGAG CAAATTCTAAACGATGACGTGGCATGCGTGTTGCACAATCATCGTGGGATCTTCGTCCAGCTGGAG GCAATAGAGTGA
- the LOC113287649 gene encoding uncharacterized protein LOC113287649 isoform X1 → MDGIGFISISIQLSYTGRIDKRGKQEPLGRKTRVSVWEPKLDILAQKPYNFAYFGSLPPNNHNGSRINEQILNDDVACVLHNHRGIFVQLEGDHRATFMAIMHMYIYGVTKRVHLEMITDGINWWRLVLAV, encoded by the exons ATGGATGGAATTGGTTTCATCAGCATCAG TATACAGCTGAGTTACACAGGCAGAATTGATAAGAGGGGAAAACAAGAACCACTCGGTAGGAAAACACGCGTTAGTGTATGGGAACCCAAATTAGATATCTTGGCTCAAAAACCATATAACTTTGCTTATTTTGGTTCACTTCCTCCCAACAATCACAATGGAAGTAGAATAAATGAG CAAATTCTAAACGATGACGTGGCATGCGTGTTGCACAATCATCGTGGGATCTTCGTCCAGCTGGAG GGAGATCATAGAGCTACTTTTATGGCAATCATGCATATGTATATATACGGAGTTACGAAGAGGGTTCATCTTGAAATGATTACAGATGGCATTAATTGGTGGAGACTGGTGCTTGCAGTGTAA